A genomic window from Synechococcus sp. CBW1107 includes:
- the tatC gene encoding twin-arginine translocase subunit TatC: MSEPTPSTASSGATGTALPVPEPIRVSRPDEFPGEVEMTLLEHLEELRRRVLRSLLALVVSAAVCLVLVRPLVRLLQVPAVGMRFLQLAPGEFLFVSLKVAGYAGLTLVLPYILYEVLSFVLPGLTRRERRLVAPAVAASAVLFLAGLAFAWWALVPAALRFLVNYGADVVEPIWSIERYLDFVLLLMVATGLAFELPVLQLLLGAFGLVGSRTMLGSWRWVVLGSALAGAVLTPSTDPVTMLLLTGAITALFLIGVALVALVEQVRPEPG; encoded by the coding sequence ATGAGCGAACCAACCCCATCCACAGCCAGCAGCGGAGCCACGGGAACGGCCCTGCCCGTGCCGGAGCCCATCCGCGTCAGCCGTCCGGATGAGTTCCCCGGCGAGGTGGAGATGACCCTGCTGGAGCACCTGGAGGAACTGAGGCGGCGGGTGCTGCGCAGTCTGCTGGCCCTTGTAGTGTCGGCGGCCGTCTGCCTGGTGCTGGTGCGGCCCCTGGTGCGCCTTCTGCAGGTGCCGGCCGTGGGGATGCGTTTCCTGCAGCTGGCCCCGGGGGAATTCCTGTTCGTCTCGCTCAAGGTGGCCGGCTACGCCGGCCTCACCCTGGTGCTGCCCTACATCCTCTATGAGGTGCTCTCCTTCGTTCTTCCAGGCCTGACCAGGCGCGAGCGCCGGCTGGTGGCGCCGGCGGTGGCGGCCTCGGCAGTGCTGTTCCTGGCCGGTCTGGCCTTCGCCTGGTGGGCGCTGGTGCCCGCGGCCCTGCGCTTCCTGGTGAACTACGGCGCCGATGTGGTGGAGCCGATCTGGTCGATCGAGCGCTATCTCGACTTCGTGCTCCTGCTGATGGTGGCCACTGGGCTGGCTTTCGAGCTGCCGGTGCTGCAGTTGCTGCTCGGGGCCTTCGGCCTGGTGGGATCGCGCACCATGCTGGGGTCCTGGCGCTGGGTGGTCCTGGGCTCGGCCCTGGCCGGCGCCGTGCTCACCCCCTCCACCGACCCGGTCACGATGCTGCTGCTCACCGGAGCGATCACGGCCCTGTTCCTGATCGGGGTGGCGCTGGTGGCTCTGGTGGAGCAGGTGCGCCCCGAGCCCGGCTGA
- a CDS encoding DUF3067 family protein, with the protein MLSDPAAPHTPAPLRYEEVIELLRSRWQASYDLQLVQRRGRLYLQVMWAYLEQQSFPLDAAGYEARLRELVEVLNDLRVAEQVRGWLSTTKDRPRLGKAMSLALQPPADGRSSEFLL; encoded by the coding sequence CTGTTGTCCGATCCCGCCGCTCCCCACACCCCAGCGCCACTCCGTTACGAGGAGGTGATCGAGTTGCTGCGCTCCCGCTGGCAGGCCTCCTACGACCTGCAGCTGGTTCAGCGCCGCGGGCGCCTGTACCTGCAGGTGATGTGGGCCTACCTCGAGCAGCAGTCCTTCCCCCTCGATGCCGCCGGCTACGAAGCCCGCCTGCGGGAGCTGGTGGAGGTGCTCAACGATCTCCGGGTGGCGGAGCAGGTGAGGGGTTGGCTCAGCACCACGAAGGACCGGCCTCGGCTGGGCAAGGCGATGAGCCTGGCCCTGCAGCCCCCGGCGGACGGGCGCAGCAGTGAATTCCTGCTCTGA
- the cobM gene encoding precorrin-4 C(11)-methyltransferase: MTVRATRAVEAADVLVWTDSLVSPQIAALAPQHCERIRTSMLTLEEVMELVVERARTGLRVVRLHDGDPCLYGALAEQICRLADAGLEVDVVPGLSAYQATAAALKAELTIPGLVQTIVLSRAGGRTGVPERESLAHLASLRASLCLYLSARHVESVQQELLEHYTPDTPVAIGYRVSWPDQWLQVVPLEQMAAVSRERQLIRTTLYVVSPALAAPAQARSRLYSASHDHLFRADTAAANASGTAETEAVQAGGSGS, encoded by the coding sequence ATGACCGTGCGGGCCACCCGTGCCGTCGAAGCCGCCGACGTTCTGGTCTGGACCGATTCCCTGGTGTCACCCCAGATCGCCGCCCTGGCCCCGCAGCACTGCGAACGGATCCGCACCAGCATGCTCACCCTGGAAGAAGTGATGGAGCTGGTGGTCGAGCGGGCAAGGACGGGATTGCGGGTGGTGCGCCTGCACGATGGGGACCCCTGCCTCTACGGAGCCCTTGCGGAGCAGATCTGCCGTCTGGCCGACGCTGGTCTGGAGGTGGACGTGGTTCCGGGCCTGAGTGCTTACCAGGCCACCGCCGCGGCCCTCAAGGCTGAGCTCACCATCCCGGGTCTGGTCCAGACCATCGTGCTCAGTCGTGCCGGCGGACGCACGGGAGTGCCGGAGCGGGAGTCGCTGGCGCATCTGGCGTCCCTGCGGGCCTCCCTCTGCCTGTACCTGAGCGCCCGCCATGTGGAATCGGTGCAGCAGGAGTTGCTGGAGCACTACACCCCCGACACACCCGTGGCCATCGGCTACCGCGTGAGCTGGCCGGACCAGTGGCTGCAGGTGGTCCCCCTGGAGCAGATGGCGGCCGTGAGCCGGGAACGACAGCTGATCCGCACCACCCTCTACGTGGTGAGCCCAGCGCTGGCCGCTCCCGCTCAGGCCCGCTCCAGGCTGTATTCCGCCAGCCATGATCACCTGTTCCGGGCCGACACCGCGGCGGCAAACGCTTCAGGCACGGCAGAGACTGAAGCGGTGCAGGCAGGGGGCTCAGGGAGCTGA
- the petA gene encoding cytochrome f, with translation MRRSLSLLLSSLLVAAALLVAPQASWAYPFWAQQNYASPREATGKIVCANCHLAKKATQVEVPQAVMPDTVFKAVVKIPYDTSVQQVGADGSRSGLNVGAVVMLPDGFKLAPPERLSDELKEETAGVYFTQYSDNDPNILLVGPLPGDQHQEIVFPILSPDPGSDSSIHFGKYSIHVGGNRGRGQVYPTGEKSNNGVFNASVDGTVAAITPGENGASVVEISTSDGQSVSDTIPAGPSLTVAVGDSVSAGSPLTDDPNVGGFGQLDAEIVLQNPVRLYGMLAFFAAVALAQIMLVLKKKQVEKVQAAEGI, from the coding sequence ATGCGTCGCTCCCTCTCCCTGCTGCTGAGCTCCCTGCTCGTCGCTGCCGCCCTCCTGGTGGCTCCCCAGGCCAGCTGGGCCTACCCGTTCTGGGCCCAGCAGAATTACGCCAGCCCCCGCGAAGCCACCGGCAAGATCGTCTGCGCCAACTGTCACCTCGCCAAGAAGGCCACCCAGGTCGAAGTTCCGCAGGCCGTGATGCCGGACACCGTCTTCAAGGCGGTGGTCAAGATCCCTTACGACACGTCCGTGCAGCAGGTGGGCGCCGACGGCAGCCGCTCCGGCCTGAACGTGGGGGCCGTGGTGATGCTCCCCGATGGTTTCAAGCTGGCTCCGCCTGAGCGGCTGAGCGACGAACTGAAAGAAGAAACCGCTGGGGTTTATTTCACCCAGTACAGCGACAACGACCCCAACATTCTGCTGGTGGGTCCCCTGCCCGGCGACCAGCATCAGGAGATCGTCTTCCCGATTCTCTCGCCTGATCCCGGCAGCGACAGCTCCATTCACTTCGGCAAGTATTCGATCCACGTGGGCGGCAACCGGGGCCGCGGCCAGGTGTACCCCACCGGTGAGAAGAGCAACAACGGGGTCTTCAATGCCTCTGTGGACGGCACGGTTGCCGCCATCACCCCCGGTGAGAACGGAGCCTCTGTGGTGGAGATCAGCACCAGCGATGGTCAGAGCGTCAGCGACACCATTCCCGCTGGGCCATCCCTCACCGTGGCGGTCGGCGACAGCGTCAGCGCCGGTTCCCCCCTCACCGACGACCCCAACGTGGGCGGCTTCGGTCAGCTCGATGCTGAAATCGTGCTTCAGAATCCTGTCCGTCTCTACGGGATGCTCGCCTTCTTCGCCGCGGTGGCTCTGGCCCAGATCATGCTGGTGCTGAAGAAGAAGCAGGTGGAGAAAGTCCAGGCCGCCGAGGGCATCTGA
- a CDS encoding 4-hydroxybenzoate polyprenyltransferase, whose protein sequence is MNIRASLRGWFELLRWHKPSGRLILLIPAGWALWLTPQAPPSPSLVGLIVAGGLAVSGAGCVANDLWDRRIDRLVERTRTRPMASGRVGVVEAVVLLMGCLLVALAVVLALPTAGRGLCLALAAATLPPVLLYPSAKRWFAYPQLVLAFCWGFAVLIPWAAATAGLEGGWPLPLAWLATLLWTFGFDTVYAMADRTDDAVLGVRSSALSLGDNAAAAVALSYAAAALLLAVAATAAGVSWIFWPLWSVAAAGMQREAWRLRGQPPRSRYGEHFSRQVQLGSLLLLALVLGRGA, encoded by the coding sequence ATGAACATCCGCGCCTCCCTGCGGGGTTGGTTCGAGCTGCTGCGCTGGCACAAGCCCAGCGGACGTCTGATCCTGCTGATCCCGGCCGGCTGGGCCCTCTGGCTCACCCCCCAGGCCCCACCATCCCCCTCCCTGGTGGGCCTGATCGTGGCCGGGGGTCTGGCCGTGAGCGGAGCCGGCTGCGTGGCCAATGACCTCTGGGACCGGCGCATCGATCGCCTGGTGGAGCGCACCCGCACCCGCCCGATGGCCAGTGGCCGGGTGGGAGTGGTCGAGGCGGTGGTCCTGCTGATGGGCTGCCTGCTGGTCGCTCTGGCGGTGGTGCTGGCTCTGCCGACTGCCGGCCGAGGTCTCTGCCTGGCCCTGGCGGCGGCCACCCTGCCACCGGTGCTGCTCTACCCCTCGGCCAAGCGCTGGTTCGCCTATCCCCAGCTGGTGCTGGCCTTCTGCTGGGGGTTCGCGGTGCTGATCCCCTGGGCAGCGGCCACGGCCGGCCTGGAAGGAGGCTGGCCCCTGCCGCTCGCCTGGCTGGCCACGCTGCTGTGGACCTTCGGCTTCGACACGGTGTATGCCATGGCCGACCGGACGGATGACGCAGTCCTGGGGGTGCGCAGCAGTGCCCTCAGCCTGGGGGACAACGCTGCCGCCGCGGTGGCCCTCAGTTATGCCGCCGCCGCCCTGCTGCTGGCGGTGGCGGCCACCGCTGCCGGGGTGAGCTGGATCTTCTGGCCCCTGTGGAGCGTGGCGGCGGCGGGCATGCAGCGGGAAGCCTGGCGCCTGCGGGGGCAGCCGCCGCGCTCCCGCTACGGGGAGCACTTCAGCCGCCAGGTGCAGCTTGGCTCCCTGCTGCTCCTGGCCCTGGTACTGGGGCGCGGGGCATGA
- the ispD gene encoding 2-C-methyl-D-erythritol 4-phosphate cytidylyltransferase, which yields MHLLIAAAGSGRRMGAERNKLLLPVAGRPVLAWTLEAALATPEISWIGVVGQSRDQAEVEALVAAAAPDRPVHWILGGDTRQESVRLGLAALPPEAEALLIHDGARCLVEPDLISRCAAAAARGEAVIAAVPVSDTIKRVAADGTIEDTPDRQVLWAAQTPQGFPLAQLRRGHATAAAEGWSVTDDASLFERLGWPVRVIEASASNIKLTTPFDLTIAEAVLAARGGGS from the coding sequence GTGCATTTGCTGATTGCCGCCGCCGGCAGTGGCCGCCGGATGGGTGCCGAGCGGAACAAGCTGCTGCTGCCTGTGGCGGGGCGCCCTGTCCTGGCCTGGACCCTGGAGGCGGCCCTCGCCACGCCGGAGATCAGCTGGATCGGGGTGGTGGGCCAGAGCCGGGATCAGGCGGAGGTGGAGGCCCTGGTGGCCGCCGCGGCGCCCGATCGTCCCGTGCACTGGATCCTGGGCGGTGACACCCGCCAGGAGTCGGTGCGCCTCGGCCTGGCGGCCCTGCCGCCGGAGGCTGAAGCGCTTCTCATCCACGACGGAGCCCGCTGCCTCGTGGAGCCGGATCTGATCAGCCGCTGCGCCGCCGCGGCCGCCCGGGGGGAGGCCGTGATCGCCGCGGTGCCGGTGTCGGACACGATCAAGCGGGTGGCGGCCGACGGCACCATCGAGGACACCCCCGACCGCCAGGTGCTCTGGGCGGCCCAGACTCCGCAGGGCTTCCCTCTGGCCCAGCTGCGCCGCGGCCATGCCACGGCAGCGGCCGAGGGTTGGAGTGTCACCGACGACGCCTCGCTGTTCGAGCGTCTGGGCTGGCCGGTGCGGGTGATCGAGGCCTCAGCCTCAAACATCAAGCTCACCACCCCGTTTGATCTCACCATCGCCGAGGCGGTGCTGGCTGCCCGCGGCGGTGGTTCCTAG
- a CDS encoding LD-carboxypeptidase gives MSVWLPAPLRPGDRVRLVAASSALAERQRLEAGIAVLEGWGLNVELPFTPERRWGYLAGRDHERLADLLPGGEAGTGERTAPVEPAGLLACVRGGWGAARLLEQPLPLPEGWLLGFSDVTSLLLAQQARGLRGAVHGPMVTTLAAEPPWSQERLRRLLFGEAPGALQGIPWRGGQAEGPLLVANLTVATHLLGTKHLPDLRGAVLILEDVGEAPYRIERMLTHWRLCGALQQLAGIGFGSFQGCEEPDEALVSAGERFSLEHVLRERTADLGIPVLAGLPVGHDPGNGALPLGVPCRLDGECGELNLLL, from the coding sequence ATGAGCGTCTGGTTGCCAGCCCCCCTGCGGCCGGGGGACCGGGTGAGGCTGGTGGCAGCCAGCTCCGCTCTGGCGGAGCGCCAGCGGCTGGAGGCGGGCATCGCCGTGCTGGAGGGCTGGGGACTGAACGTGGAGCTCCCCTTCACTCCTGAGCGGCGCTGGGGTTACCTGGCGGGGCGGGATCATGAACGGCTGGCCGACCTGCTGCCGGGTGGAGAGGCCGGCACCGGCGAACGGACCGCTCCAGTCGAGCCGGCCGGGCTGCTGGCCTGCGTACGCGGCGGCTGGGGTGCAGCACGCCTGCTGGAGCAGCCGCTGCCCCTGCCTGAGGGCTGGCTGCTGGGGTTCTCCGACGTGACCTCCCTGCTGCTGGCCCAGCAGGCCCGTGGCCTGCGGGGAGCGGTCCATGGCCCGATGGTCACCACCCTGGCGGCCGAGCCGCCCTGGAGCCAGGAGCGGCTGCGCCGGCTGCTCTTCGGCGAAGCCCCGGGGGCGCTGCAGGGAATCCCATGGCGGGGCGGGCAGGCCGAAGGTCCGCTGCTGGTGGCCAATCTCACCGTGGCCACCCATCTGCTGGGAACGAAGCACCTGCCCGATCTCCGGGGGGCAGTGCTGATCCTGGAAGACGTGGGCGAAGCCCCGTACCGGATCGAGCGCATGCTCACCCATTGGCGCCTCTGTGGCGCGCTGCAGCAGCTGGCCGGGATCGGCTTCGGCAGCTTCCAGGGCTGTGAGGAACCCGACGAAGCCCTGGTCTCGGCAGGTGAACGCTTCAGCCTCGAGCATGTGCTGCGCGAACGCACCGCCGACCTCGGCATCCCCGTCCTCGCGGGGCTGCCCGTGGGCCATGATCCCGGCAACGGCGCCCTGCCCCTGGGGGTGCCCTGCCGCCTGGATGGGGAATGCGGCGAGTTGAACCTGCTGCTCTAG
- a CDS encoding tellurite resistance TerB family protein, producing MDSPTAFVAVALAAVSWDGVLTRAGSRALRHSLDYRVPFNQMGDAAMIQLFDRLLADLRSDGAPILMARAALQLDPHERRTAFAVAAEIMRSDGPLVAQEQQILADLAAQLEIEPSESTRILEVMDILHAELVCSPVAA from the coding sequence ATGGACTCTCCGACTGCCTTCGTGGCCGTGGCCCTTGCCGCCGTGTCCTGGGATGGGGTGCTCACCCGAGCCGGTTCCCGGGCCCTGCGCCATTCGCTCGACTATCGAGTGCCCTTCAATCAGATGGGCGATGCGGCGATGATTCAGCTGTTCGATCGGCTGCTGGCTGATCTCCGCAGCGATGGGGCCCCGATCCTGATGGCCCGAGCCGCGCTGCAGCTGGATCCCCACGAGCGTCGCACGGCCTTTGCCGTGGCGGCTGAGATCATGCGCTCCGACGGGCCATTGGTGGCTCAGGAACAGCAGATCCTTGCTGATCTTGCGGCTCAGCTGGAGATCGAGCCGAGTGAATCAACCCGGATTCTTGAAGTGATGGACATCCTGCATGCCGAGCTGGTCTGCAGCCCTGTGGCGGCCTGA
- a CDS encoding glycosyltransferase family 9 protein: protein MATQLQAVPAVAAVASHLHAQIQVACPPGVAAAWRLVPAVEKVLGYGFDQGVSLADWANLLGGVREPDFQVCLNLGSGWPIDLMLSLGHIPTRIATGGFSATSTVSRQPGWPNQTLEAWLRPIGVPLDAAGFRLSLPKSALEKALAAAPAGDGPLLLLAPDPQPTAAEPDWPAQRWQELPEAIRARLPQLRVQQARGDGSPLERAAQVAAADVVLSRDPITTELALLTGTPLVALGRSGDSLPSRPGVQGLGEATSLHELDVADVLQALGLG from the coding sequence ATGGCAACTCAGCTGCAGGCCGTTCCGGCGGTGGCCGCCGTCGCCAGCCATCTCCATGCCCAGATTCAGGTGGCCTGCCCCCCCGGGGTGGCCGCGGCCTGGAGGCTGGTGCCGGCGGTGGAGAAAGTTCTCGGCTATGGCTTCGATCAGGGGGTGAGCCTGGCCGACTGGGCCAACCTGCTGGGGGGCGTTCGCGAACCCGATTTCCAGGTCTGCCTGAACCTGGGCAGTGGCTGGCCGATCGATCTGATGCTGTCCCTCGGCCACATCCCCACCCGGATCGCGACCGGGGGCTTCTCCGCCACCAGCACCGTCAGCCGCCAGCCGGGTTGGCCCAACCAGACCCTCGAGGCCTGGCTGCGCCCGATCGGCGTGCCCCTCGATGCGGCCGGCTTCCGTCTCAGCCTGCCCAAATCCGCGTTGGAGAAGGCGCTGGCCGCTGCACCGGCAGGTGATGGCCCCCTGCTTCTGCTGGCCCCTGACCCCCAGCCCACCGCGGCGGAACCTGACTGGCCGGCCCAGCGCTGGCAGGAGCTGCCGGAGGCGATCCGGGCCCGCCTGCCCCAGCTGCGCGTGCAGCAGGCCCGCGGTGATGGCAGCCCTCTGGAGCGAGCCGCCCAGGTGGCCGCCGCCGACGTGGTGCTCAGCCGCGATCCGATCACGACCGAACTGGCCCTCCTGACCGGCACTCCCCTGGTGGCCCTGGGTCGCAGTGGCGACAGCCTGCCCTCCCGCCCTGGTGTACAAGGACTCGGTGAGGCAACGTCCCTGCACGAGCTCGATGTTGCTGACGTCCTGCAGGCCCTTGGACTGGGCTGA
- the petC gene encoding cytochrome b6-f complex iron-sulfur subunit: MTQIPVSDVPGMGRRQFMNLLTFGTVTGVALGALYPVVNYFIPPRAAGSGGGTTAKDELGNTVTATGWLSTHKEGDRSLVQGLKGDPTYLLVEGPEAIGSYGINAICTHLGCVVPWNSGANKFMCPCHGSQYDATGKVVRGPAPLSLALANVTVENDTVFLSQWSDTDFRTGDKPWWA; encoded by the coding sequence ATGACCCAGATCCCTGTGAGCGATGTGCCCGGAATGGGTCGTCGGCAGTTCATGAATCTGCTCACCTTCGGCACGGTCACGGGGGTTGCCCTTGGCGCTCTGTACCCGGTGGTCAACTACTTCATCCCCCCCAGAGCCGCGGGCAGTGGCGGCGGCACCACGGCCAAGGATGAACTGGGCAACACCGTCACGGCCACGGGCTGGCTCTCCACCCACAAGGAAGGCGACCGCAGCCTGGTGCAGGGGCTCAAGGGTGATCCCACCTACCTGCTGGTGGAAGGCCCCGAGGCGATCGGCAGCTACGGCATCAACGCCATCTGCACGCACCTGGGCTGCGTCGTGCCCTGGAACAGCGGCGCCAACAAGTTCATGTGCCCCTGTCACGGCAGTCAGTACGACGCCACCGGCAAGGTGGTGCGCGGTCCTGCCCCTCTCTCCCTGGCCCTGGCCAACGTCACGGTCGAGAACGACACCGTGTTCCTGAGCCAGTGGAGCGACACCGACTTCCGCACCGGCGACAAGCCCTGGTGGGCCTGA
- the lgt gene encoding prolipoprotein diacylglyceryl transferase, with product MFASPGPLIFQLGPFSLRWYGLLIALAVLIGLLLATRLGKARGIDPVLIADLLPLLVLAAVLGARLYYVLLEWRQYQLNWLEALAIWRGGIAIHGALIGGTLAVIAYCRWRKLAFWNLLDVLVPSVALGQAIGRWGNFFNSEAFGLPTDLPWKLYIPTLNRPAPFLDQQYFHPTFLYESLWNLAVVALLLLLFRAGLKGRIPLPAGALSCVYLVSYSLGRVWIEGLRTDPLCLFSSPPFCEGGLRMAQLMSLLLIALGSFGLWWIYGRHRSLPDPGGAPAQPRTPS from the coding sequence GTGTTCGCCTCACCGGGGCCCCTGATCTTTCAGCTGGGCCCCTTTTCCCTGCGCTGGTATGGCCTGCTGATCGCCCTGGCGGTGCTGATCGGTCTGCTGCTGGCCACCCGGCTGGGGAAGGCCCGGGGCATTGACCCCGTGCTGATCGCTGACCTGCTGCCTCTGCTGGTGCTGGCTGCCGTGCTGGGCGCCCGCCTCTACTACGTCCTGCTGGAGTGGCGCCAGTATCAGCTCAACTGGCTGGAGGCCCTGGCCATCTGGCGTGGCGGCATCGCCATCCATGGAGCCCTGATCGGCGGCACCCTGGCGGTGATCGCCTACTGCCGCTGGCGCAAGCTGGCGTTCTGGAACCTGCTCGATGTGCTGGTCCCGTCCGTAGCCCTGGGCCAGGCGATCGGGCGCTGGGGCAATTTCTTCAATTCGGAAGCGTTCGGTCTGCCCACCGACCTGCCCTGGAAGCTCTATATCCCAACCCTCAACAGGCCTGCACCGTTCCTCGATCAGCAGTACTTCCACCCCACGTTCCTCTACGAATCTCTCTGGAATCTCGCTGTGGTGGCCCTGTTGCTGCTGCTGTTCCGCGCAGGTCTCAAGGGACGCATCCCCTTGCCGGCCGGGGCCCTGAGCTGCGTCTATCTGGTGAGCTACAGCCTGGGCAGAGTCTGGATCGAAGGGCTGCGCACCGACCCCCTCTGCCTGTTCTCCTCACCGCCCTTCTGTGAAGGAGGCCTGCGCATGGCCCAGCTGATGAGCCTGCTGCTGATCGCCCTCGGCAGCTTCGGCCTCTGGTGGATCTACGGCCGGCATCGCTCCCTCCCCGATCCCGGCGGTGCTCCCGCCCAGCCGAGGACCCCCTCTTGA
- a CDS encoding Ppx/GppA phosphatase family protein encodes MVPPDPAATVAAPASQAAGDGLRHVAAIDIGTNSIHLLIAAVDPHLRSFRLVLAEKSTTRLGERDPETGDLTPEAIERAFIALRHCRQLAESHGVEQILTAATSAVREAPNGRLFVQAVQEQLDLEVDLVSGQEEARLIYLGVLSGMAFGDTPHLILDIGGGSTELILADGSDARELTSTRIGAVRLQRDFIHEDPMPPARLTFLRAFIQGSLEPAVERVKRQLRPGEVPVMVGTSGTATALAALVAAEQERTPLRLQGFRMSREQIDQQVNRLTTLTPEQRRSLPAINERRAEIIVPGALVLQQAMAMLQTAEMVISERALREGLIVDWMLRHDLIVDRFAYQSGIRRRTVLQLAQRYGVDQTRADRVAQHALSLYDRCRGVLHHDEGEGRQLLWAAAMLHGSGQHINIGAYHKHSWYLIRHGDLLGYSETEQLMVAAIARYHRRSLPKKRHEAWLLLPGREQRRAVNAMAMLLRLAASLDRRPTPAVAGLRISCSTSELSIGLEPASGLDLSLERWSLHACAEPLAEATGVKLLVESDSR; translated from the coding sequence ATGGTCCCTCCCGACCCCGCCGCCACGGTGGCCGCTCCCGCCAGCCAGGCCGCCGGTGACGGGCTCCGGCATGTGGCCGCCATCGACATCGGCACCAACTCCATCCACCTGCTGATCGCGGCGGTGGACCCGCACTTGCGCAGCTTCCGCCTGGTCCTGGCGGAGAAGTCGACCACCAGGCTGGGGGAGCGGGATCCCGAGACGGGGGACCTCACCCCCGAGGCCATCGAGCGCGCCTTCATCGCCCTGCGCCACTGCCGTCAGCTGGCCGAGAGCCATGGGGTGGAGCAGATCCTCACGGCCGCCACCAGCGCGGTGCGGGAGGCACCCAATGGCCGCCTGTTCGTGCAGGCGGTGCAGGAGCAGCTGGATCTGGAGGTGGATCTGGTCAGCGGCCAGGAAGAGGCCCGCCTCATCTATCTCGGGGTGCTCTCGGGCATGGCCTTCGGTGACACCCCCCACCTGATCCTCGACATCGGTGGTGGCTCCACCGAACTGATCCTGGCCGACGGGTCCGATGCCCGTGAACTCACCAGCACCCGGATCGGGGCGGTACGTCTGCAGAGGGATTTCATCCACGAGGACCCGATGCCTCCGGCCCGGCTCACCTTCCTGCGGGCATTCATCCAGGGGTCGCTGGAGCCGGCCGTGGAGCGGGTGAAGCGCCAGCTGCGGCCGGGGGAAGTACCGGTGATGGTGGGCACCAGCGGCACCGCCACGGCCCTGGCGGCCCTGGTGGCCGCCGAGCAGGAGCGCACCCCCCTGCGTCTGCAGGGATTCCGCATGAGCCGGGAACAGATCGATCAGCAGGTGAACCGGCTGACGACTCTGACCCCGGAGCAGCGGCGCTCCCTGCCCGCGATCAATGAGCGCCGCGCCGAGATCATCGTGCCGGGGGCGCTGGTGCTTCAGCAGGCGATGGCGATGCTGCAGACGGCGGAGATGGTGATCAGTGAGCGGGCCCTGCGCGAAGGCCTGATCGTCGACTGGATGCTCCGCCACGACCTGATCGTCGACCGCTTCGCGTACCAGAGCGGCATCCGCAGGCGCACGGTGCTTCAACTGGCCCAGCGCTACGGCGTCGACCAGACGCGTGCCGATCGGGTGGCTCAGCATGCCCTCAGCCTCTACGACCGCTGCCGAGGGGTGCTGCATCACGACGAGGGGGAAGGGCGGCAGCTGCTCTGGGCCGCGGCGATGCTGCATGGCTCAGGCCAGCACATCAACATCGGCGCCTATCACAAACACAGCTGGTACCTGATCCGCCATGGCGACCTGCTCGGCTACTCCGAAACCGAGCAACTGATGGTGGCGGCCATTGCCCGCTACCACCGCCGCAGTCTCCCCAAGAAGCGTCACGAGGCCTGGCTGCTGCTGCCGGGCCGTGAGCAGAGGCGCGCCGTCAACGCGATGGCGATGCTCCTGCGGCTCGCCGCTTCCCTCGATCGACGACCCACACCGGCGGTGGCAGGCCTGCGCATCTCCTGCAGCACCAGTGAGCTGAGCATCGGGCTCGAGCCGGCTTCGGGACTGGATCTGAGCCTGGAGCGCTGGAGCCTGCACGCATGCGCCGAGCCCCTGGCGGAGGCCACTGGCGTGAAGTTGCTGGTGGAATCCGACAGCCGGTAG